A window from Saccharomyces cerevisiae S288C chromosome XIII, complete sequence encodes these proteins:
- the TPS3 gene encoding trehalose 6-phosphate synthase/phosphatase complex subunit (Regulatory subunit of trehalose-6-phosphate synthase/phosphatase; involved in synthesis of storage carbohydrate trehalose; expression is induced by stress conditions and repressed by the Ras-cAMP pathway; TPS3 has a paralog, TSL1, that arose from the whole genome duplication), whose amino-acid sequence MTIIVASLFLPYTPQFEADVTNSDTAKLVESSMIKVDCNNQELSNNKQERSSSVTSASSHYIGLPQEAQINGEPLQRANVGSPATGVNYHNEMEMLSSEQFLEELTANATHAANSGIPPANNPVSSGSTAQRPSVEEFFSAPSARVCSPSQEASASSISASRSSAHHNDLSSSLMKNPNLSFDSHPPRVRSSSKSAVITPVSKSVPDVDPAVVDVAKVREEFQQQASLPSMKRVSGSTAGDSSIASSSSNLRYSQQFQDNFIEDTDSEDDIDSDLETDATKKYNVPKFGGYSNNAKLRASLMRNSYELFKHLPWTIVDSDKGNGSLKNAVNIAVAEKTVKEPVSWVGTMGIPTDELPHEVCHKISKKLEQDFSSFPVVTDDITFKGAYKNYAKQILWPTLHYQIPDNPNSKAFEDHSWDYYQKVNQKFSDRIVSVYKPGDTIWIHDYHLMLVPQMVREKLPKAKIGFFLHVSFPSSEVFRCLANRERILEGIIGANFVGFQTKEYKRHFLQTCNRLLAADVSNDEVKYHCNIVSVMYAPIGIDYYHLTSQLRNGSVLEWRQLIKERWRNKKLIVCRDQFDRIRGLQKKMLAYERFLIENPEYIEKVVLIQICIGKSSDPEYERQIMVVVDRINSLSSNISISQPVVFLHQDLDFAQYLALNCEADVFLVDALREGMNLTCHEFIVSSFEKNAPLLLSEFTGSSSVLKEGAILINPWDINHVAQSIKRSLEMSPEEKRRRWKKLFKSVIEHDSDNWITKCFEYINNAWESNQETSTVFNLAPEKFCADYKASKKHLFIFKISEPPTSRMLSLLSELSSNNIVYVLSSFTKNTFESLYNGVLNIGLIAENGAYVRVNGSWYNIVEELDWMKEVAKIFDEKVERLPGSYYKIADSMIRFHTENADDQDRVPTVIGEAITHINTLFDDRDIHAYVHKDIVFVQQTGLALAAAEFLMKFYNSGVSPTDNSRISLSRTSSSMSVGNNKKHFQNQVDFVCVSGSTSPIIEPLFKLVKQEVEKNNLKFGYTILYGSSRSTYAKEHINGVNELFTILHDLTAA is encoded by the coding sequence ATGACTATTATCGTCGCTTCTTTATTCTTACCATATACCCCTCAATTCGAGGCTGATGTCACCAACTCGGATACTGCTAAGCTGGTTGAATCAAGTATGATCAAGGTAGACTGCAACAACCAGGAATTGAGCAACAACAAGCAAGAAAGAAGCAGTTCTGTAACTTCGGCAAGCTCTCATTATATTGGCTTACCTCAGGAGGCGCAAATTAACGGTGAACCCTTACAAAGGGCCAATGTGGGCTCTCCTGCTACGGGAGTTAACTATCATAATGAGATGGAAATGCTTTCCTCAGAGCAATTCCTGGAAGAGCTGACTGCCAATGCCACTCATGCAGCAAACTCTGGTATTCCGCCAGCTAATAACCCAGTTTCTTCTGGCTCAACTGCCCAGCGGCCTTCAGTCGAGGAATTCTTTTCTGCTCCGTCTGCTAGAGTCTGTTCTCCCTCCCAGGAAGCTTCTGCTTCGTCTATTTCTGCTAGTCGTTCATCGGCTCACCACAACGATTTGAGCTCCAGCCTTATGAAAAATCCCAATTTGTCATTTGATTCACATCCACCCAGGGTCAGAAGCTCATCCAAGAGTGCTGTAATCACTCCCGTCTCTAAAAGCGTTCCAGATGTCGATCCTGCTGTTGTAGATGTCGCAAAAGTTAGAGAAGAGTTTCAACAGCAAGCCTCCTTGCCTTCCATGAAAAGAGTTTCCGGAAGCACCGCTGGAGACTCTTCCATTGCTTCTTCGAGTTCTAATCTCAGGTACTCACAGCAATTTCAGGATAACTTTATCGAAGACACTGATAGTGAGGATGACATTGATTCTGATTTGGAGACCGATGCTACTAAGAAATACAACGTCCCAAAATTTGGTGGCTATTCCAATAACGCAAAGTTAAGAGCATCTCTAATGAGAAACTCGTATGAGCTATTCAAACATTTGCCATGGACAATAGTCGACAGTGACAAAGGGAACGGAtccttgaaaaatgcaGTTAATATTGCAGTTGCTGAAAAGACAGTGAAAGAACCTGTTTCCTGGGTAGGTACAATGGGAATCCCTACTGACGAACTTCCTCACGAAGTTTGCCATaagatttcaaagaaattagaACAggatttttcttcttttccagTGGTCACGGACGATATTACTTTTAAGGGTGCTTATAAGAACTACGCCAAACAGATTTTATGGCCCACTCtacattatcaaattcCAGATAATCCAAATTCAAAGGCTTTTGAAGACCATTCTTGGGACTACTATCAAAAAGTGAATCAAAAGTTTTCTGATAGGATAGTTTCCGTTTACAAACCTGGCGACACAATTTGGATCCATGATTATCATTTGATGCTTGTCCCACAAATGGTGAGAGAGAAACTGCCTAAAGCTAAGATTGGATTTTTCTTACACGTATCATTTCCAAGTAGTGAGGTCTTCAGATGCCTTGCTAACAGAGAAAGGATTCTTGAAGGTATTATTGGTGCAAACTTTGTTGGGTTTCAAACTAAAGAATACAAAAGACATTTCCTACAAACTTGTAACAGATTGCTTGCTGCGGATGTCTCTAATGATGAAGTCAAATACCATTGCAATATTGTTTCCGTGATGTATGCGCCAATTGGTATTGATTATTACCATTTGACATCGCAGTTGAGAAATGGTTCTGTACTTGAATGGCGCCAATTAATTAAAGAAAGATGGCGTAATAAAAAACTGATTGTTTGTCGCGATCAATTTGACAGAATTAGAGgtcttcagaaaaaaatgttagcCTACGAGAGGTTTTTGATAGAAAACCCTGAATACATCGAAAAAGTTGTTTTGATCCAAATCTGCATCGGTAAGAGTTCCGATCCTGAGTACGAACGTCAAATTATGGTTGTCGTTGATAGAATCAATTCTTTGTCTTCGAACATCAGTATCTCTCAACCAGTGGTCTTTTTGCATCAAGATTTAGATTTTGCTCAATATTTGGCATTGAATTGTGAAGCTGACGTTTTCCTTGTGGATGCGCTGAGAGAAGGTATGAATTTAACATGTCATGAGTTCATTGTCAGTTCATTCGAAAAAAATGCGCCTCTATTATTATCTGAATTCACTGGTAGTTCTTCTGTCCTAAAGGAAGGTGCCATCTTAATAAACCCATGGGATATAAATCATGTAGCACAAAGTATCAAGAGAAGTTTAGAAATGTCtccagaagaaaaaaggcGTAGgtggaaaaaattattcaaatcTGTTATTGAACATGATTCGGATAATTGGATTACAAAGTGCTTCGAATACATAAATAATGCTTGGGAGTCCAACCAAGAAACGTCTActgttttcaatttggcTCCAGAAAAATTCTGTGCTGATTACAAAGCCTCCAAAAAGCATTTATTTATCTTCAAGATTTCAGAACCTCCAACGTCCAGAATGCTATCCTTGCTAAGTGAATTGAGTTCAAATAATATAGTTTACGTTTTGAGTTCATTTACAAAGAATACATTCGAAAGCTTATACAATGGTGTTCTAAACATCGGATTGATAGCGGAGAATGGTGCCTACGTAAGAGTTAATGGGTCGTGGTACAACATCGTGGAAGAGCTTGATTGGATGAAAGAGGTGGCAAAGATCTTTGACGAGAAAGTCGAGAGGTTACCTGGTTCATACTACAAAATCGCTGATTCTATGATCAGATTCCATACAGAAAACGCTGATGATCAAGATCGAGTCCCAACTGTTATTGGGGAAGCCATTACGCACATAAACACCTTATTTGATGACAGGGATATTCACGCTTATGTGCATAAGGATATTGTCTTCGTTCAACAAACGGGGCTAGCCTTAGCCGCCGCTGagtttttgatgaaattttacaaCAGTGGCGTCAGTCCTACTGACAATAGCAGAATATCTCTATCAAGAACATCCTCTTCGATGTCCGTCGGTAATAATAAGAAGCATTTCCAAAACCAGGTAGATTTCGTTTGCGTTTCCGGTTCGACATCACCTATTATTGAACCATTATTTAAATTAGTGAAGCAAGAGgttgaaaagaacaatCTAAAATTTGGTTACACCATTCTTTACGGTAGCTCAAGATCCACTTATGCCAAGGAACATATCAATGGTGTCAATGAACTTTTTACCATCCTTCATGACTTGACAGCCGCCTAA
- the TIF11 gene encoding translation initiation complex factor eIF1A (Translation initiation factor eIF1A; essential protein that forms a complex with Sui1p (eIF1) and 40S ribosomal subunit and scans for start codons; C-terminus associates with Fun12p (eIF5B); N terminus interacts with eIF2 and eIF3; ortholog of bacterial translation initiation factor IF1): protein MGKKNTKGGKKGRRGKNDSDGPKRELIYKEEGQEYAQITKMLGNGRVEASCFDGNKRMAHIRGKLRKKVWMGQGDIILVSLRDFQDDQCDVVHKYNLDEARTLKNQGELPENAKINETDNFGFESDEDVNFEFGNADEDDEEGEDEELDIDDI from the coding sequence ATGGGTAAGAAAAACACTAAAGGTGGTAAAAAAGGTAGAAGAGGTAAGAACGACTCTGACGGTCCAAAGCGTGAACTTATTTATAAGGAAGAAGGCCAAGAATATGCTCAAATCACCAAGATGTTGGGTAATGGAAGAGTCGAAGCCAGTTGCTTTGATGGTAATAAGAGAATGGCCCATATTAGAGGTAAGTTAAGAAAGAAAGTCTGGATGGGACAAGGTGATATTATTCTTGTTTCCTTAAGAGATTTCCAAGATGACCAATGTGATGTTGTCCACAAATATAATTTAGATGAAGCCAGAACACTGAAAAACCAAGGTGAACTTCCTGAAAACGccaaaattaatgaaacAGACAACTTTGGTTTCGAATCTGATGAAGACGTTAACTTTGAATTTGGTAACgctgatgaagatgatgaggaaggtgaagatgaagaactTGATATTGATGACATTTAA
- a CDS encoding putative endodeoxyribonuclease (hypothetical protein; interacts weakly with Knr4p; YMR262W is not an essential gene), with protein MNKLVDAHCHVITDPDNTFCGDDGGSQGTLRCVMSSNPYDWNNLKKLAGRSTSKNDICVGFGVHPWYSHLFYVGSRRDKVSHYQDVLEYKNEEQFDSLVQVLPEPLDLEEYIKREFNDTLVSVIGEIGLDKLFRLPANGFYMQNEKARLTTVKVKLSHQETVFRRFCRLARHTSKPISIHDVKCHGKLNDICNEELLTYHSVKICLHSYTGSKETLLGQWLKKFPPDRIFVSLSKWINFKDPEEGDALVRSLPSTCILTETDYPIDNPDPSYQKALTEQLQYLNAQIARAWDETLDASQAALRVYENFQKFIK; from the coding sequence ATGAATAAACTTGTTGATGCCCACTGTCATGTTATAACCGACCCAGACAACACATTCTGCGGTGATGATGGAGGGTCCCAGGGTACGTTGCGTTGCGTTATGTCATCAAACCCATATGACTGgaacaatttgaaaaaattggctGGCAGAAGCACAAGTAAAAACGATATATGCGTGGGATTTGGTGTGCATCCTTGGTACAGCCACTTATTTTATGTGGGAAGTCGGCGCGACAAGGTTTCTCACTATCAAGATGTACTGGAGTATAAGAATGAAGAACAGTTCGACAGTTTGGTTCAGGTGCTTCCCGAACCTCTAGATCTTGAAGAgtatataaaaagagaGTTTAACGACACTTTGGTTAGTGTGATTGGAGAAATCGGTCTTGATAAGCTCTTCAGACTTCCTGCAAATGGTTTCTACATGCAGAACGAGAAGGCAAGGCTTACGACAGTGAAGGTCAAACTATCGCATCAAGAAACAGTATTCAGGCGATTTTGCCGACTGGCAAGGCACACAAGCAAGCCCATCTCTATACACGATGTAAAGTGCCACGGGAAACTAAACGATATCTGCAATGAAGAGCTCTTGACGTATCACTCTGTCAAGATATGTTTACATTCGTACACAGGCTCCAAGGAAACGCTTCTGGGCCAATGGCTCAAGAAGTTTCCCCCGGATCGTATTTTTGTGAGCCTATCCAAATGGATTAATTTTAAGGACCCAGAAGAGGGAGATGCCCTGGTCAGGAGCTTGCCCTCAACTTGCATACTTACTGAAACCGACTATCCTATTGACAATCCAGATCCGTCATACCAAAAGGCCCTTACAGAGCAGCTGCAGTATTTGAATGCACAAATCGCACGAGCATGGGACGAGACACTGGATGCCTCACAAGCCGCTTTGCGTGTATACGAAAACTTTCAGAAATTTATCAAGTGA